In a genomic window of Novosphingobium sp. 9U:
- a CDS encoding winged helix-turn-helix domain-containing protein, with amino-acid sequence MRRIELAKEPEFEMGGVAVVPAYRQLTASDGGQVVVEHRVMQVLIALADAAGAIVTRDELIKSCWDGRIVGDDAINRVISRLRRTAQELGGDVFRVETINKVGYRLVLIGEPTASDAEKQADASRDAASLARLPTAAPIEDETAAATLTASAAPASRINARRIVSLFRRPPGITVAISTLLILAAGLWLWFPHEPGSGHSMTVRLAGYLLSSTDLPATIQESTNAEVAAPSTMMVLSAFRLFARCCPRPRRRILWAE; translated from the coding sequence GTGCGACGAATTGAGCTCGCGAAGGAGCCCGAATTCGAGATGGGTGGCGTTGCCGTCGTACCAGCCTATCGTCAGCTTACGGCAAGCGATGGCGGGCAAGTAGTGGTCGAGCATCGTGTCATGCAGGTGCTCATTGCCTTGGCAGATGCTGCTGGCGCGATTGTCACGCGCGATGAGCTTATCAAATCGTGCTGGGATGGCCGCATCGTGGGTGATGATGCGATCAACCGCGTGATCAGCCGTTTACGCCGAACTGCACAGGAGCTTGGCGGTGACGTGTTTCGGGTCGAGACCATTAACAAGGTTGGGTACCGGCTCGTCCTGATTGGAGAACCCACGGCCAGCGATGCCGAGAAGCAAGCTGACGCTTCGCGGGATGCCGCATCGCTCGCTCGATTGCCTACTGCAGCGCCGATCGAAGATGAAACGGCAGCGGCTACGCTGACCGCATCAGCGGCACCGGCGAGCCGGATCAACGCTCGCAGGATTGTATCCTTGTTCCGTCGACCGCCAGGGATCACGGTCGCAATCTCAACGCTGTTGATATTGGCGGCCGGGCTCTGGCTTTGGTTCCCCCATGAGCCGGGATCGGGACATAGCATGACAGTGCGCCTGGCAGGATATCTGCTCTCGTCCACCGATCTGCCAGCGACCATTCAGGAGTCAACGAACGCTGAAGTAGCGGCGCCTTCAACGATGATGGTGTTATCGGCATTTCGACTGTTCGCAAGGTGCTGCCCTCGGCCACGCCGGCGTATTCTCTGGGCGGAGTAA
- a CDS encoding formate/nitrite transporter family protein, translating into MADHTTNLDQSEQREVEENSAPAAKVVHAVVSKQGAEEMERPLDSLFWSAVAAGIAIMASLSVSGALHHYLPDAPWRELVVAFGYPIGFLVVVLGRMQLFTEQTVVTILPLAREATTRNFVRVAQLWILVFVGNITGAACVSALAAFGHVQSPEVLAGMVDVSAKLLERDAGQTLLQAIPAGFLMAALAWVRAAEDHMGFWIVLALTLAIGLCGFAHVIAGSTEAWLLLWTGKVDLGWVLAGFLLPALAGNVIGGTGLFAVLAHAQVRSEI; encoded by the coding sequence GTGGCCGATCACACCACAAATCTGGATCAGAGCGAGCAGCGCGAGGTCGAGGAGAACAGCGCCCCGGCGGCGAAGGTGGTTCATGCGGTGGTCTCGAAGCAGGGCGCCGAAGAGATGGAGCGGCCGCTCGACTCGCTGTTTTGGTCCGCGGTCGCCGCGGGCATCGCAATCATGGCCTCGCTTTCTGTCAGCGGCGCCTTACATCACTACTTGCCCGATGCGCCCTGGCGCGAGTTAGTCGTAGCCTTCGGCTACCCGATTGGCTTCCTGGTGGTTGTATTGGGGCGCATGCAGCTGTTCACCGAGCAGACGGTAGTCACCATCCTGCCACTCGCGCGTGAGGCGACAACGCGCAACTTCGTGCGGGTCGCGCAGCTCTGGATCTTGGTCTTCGTGGGCAACATAACCGGCGCCGCCTGCGTCTCCGCGCTGGCCGCATTCGGGCACGTCCAATCTCCCGAGGTGCTGGCGGGCATGGTCGACGTCTCGGCCAAGCTGCTCGAGCGAGACGCCGGCCAGACACTGCTTCAAGCTATCCCGGCAGGCTTTCTGATGGCCGCGCTGGCCTGGGTTCGCGCGGCCGAGGACCACATGGGCTTTTGGATCGTTCTTGCGCTTACGCTGGCGATCGGCCTGTGTGGCTTTGCTCACGTGATCGCCGGGTCGACTGAGGCTTGGCTGCTGTTGTGGACAGGTAAGGTAGATTTAGGATGGGTGCTCGCTGGCTTTCTGCTTCCGGCCCTCGCGGGCAACGTGATTGGTGGAACAGGCCTCTTTGCTGTGCTCGCCCACGCGCAAGTGCGAAGCGAAATCTAA